Proteins encoded within one genomic window of Thermodesulfovibrionales bacterium:
- a CDS encoding nitrous oxide reductase accessory protein NosL, which yields MSSKFLISILCLIVFAAEPLAAAQKPGKPSSQDKCPVCGMFVSKYPEWYSEIIFKDGSHFYFDGSKDMFKYYLDVRKYNPSKTLNDVDSLYVTEYYSVLLIDARTAYYVIGSDIMGPMGRELVPFSTKEDADAFVKDHKGRTIRFKDVTAAILKGLD from the coding sequence ATGTCGTCAAAATTCCTGATTTCAATATTATGTCTTATCGTCTTCGCGGCAGAGCCCCTTGCCGCGGCACAGAAGCCCGGCAAACCTTCCAGTCAGGACAAGTGTCCGGTGTGCGGCATGTTCGTTTCCAAATACCCGGAGTGGTACTCGGAAATAATCTTCAAGGACGGGTCGCACTTTTATTTCGACGGCAGCAAGGATATGTTCAAGTATTATCTGGATGTCCGAAAGTACAACCCCTCAAAGACTTTGAATGACGTTGACTCGTTGTATGTGACGGAATACTATAGCGTTTTGCTTATCGACGCGCGTACGGCCTACTATGTGATCGGGAGCGATATCATGGGGCCCATGGGCAGGGAACTGGTTCCGTTCTCCACGAAAGAGGATGCCGACGCTTTCGTTAAAGACCATAAGGGAAGGACAATCAGGTTC